Genomic window (Syntrophorhabdaceae bacterium):
TCGGGTCTTCACTTTGGGAACAGAAAAATAGATTCGCTAAAGAATAAGATATTTCAAAACGCAATAAATCACGTTATTTCTCACAATTACAGATACTTTGTACTTGAGCGCCTGTAGTTGTTTTAACCTTTTTTCTTGTCCCTTTTTGTTATAAATCAAGTCCCCACGCCATTTTTTTCAATTAATACCCTAAAGAGTTCGCGATTTTGTGCCGAATATTATTGCAAATGGTCCTCCATAGGATCATATTTATAATAGGATAAATTTTTCTATCGTAACGGGGGCATAATGGGTCTCCATATGCTTACCAAAAATTATAACGAGGAGGAGAGCGTCATGAAAAAGAGATCAGCGGTTTATTTTTGTGCACTATTGGTTTTCGCGTTGTTTTTAAGCGGTTGTGGATGCTTTATGCAGGCCCAGAAGGGAGAAACCCCCCCGCCGCCTCCACCCACGGTAACGGCCCCTGCCCCTGAGCCGCCCAAGGAAATACCCGTTCAGCCGGCACCCCCGCCCCCGCCCCCGCCTGCTCCGATGGTAATGATGAAAGACATTAATTTCGATTTCGACAAGTACAACATCAGGTCGGGAGACGCGGAGATCCTGAAGCAGAACGCGGAGTGGTTCAAGGCCAACCAGGGCAGAAAAGTTCGCATCGAAGGTAACTGCGACGAGCGCGGAACAGTTGAGTACAACCTCGTGCTGGGCCAGAAGAGGGCAGATTCCACGAAATCGTACCTCATGAACCTCGGCGTGGACGGCAAGGTTCTCGACACGGTGAGCTACGGAAAAGAAAGGCCGGTATGTACGGATCACAATGAGGCATGCTGGGCACAGAACAGAAGAGCCCACTTCGAACCCGCAAAATAATCGGATATTCATCGATCGGGCCTTCTTCGGAAGGCCCGATAAAAAAAGGAAGAGGGATGAAGAAAGGAATATACCTCCACAAGATCGGGCGCAGCCTTGTTGTGGCAGCCCTGCTTTTTGGTTTTCTGCTCCTTCCCGCATTCGCGGATAGCGTGAAGGACAGCAGGCAGTTGGTCGAGAAGGCGCGAATGACCTTCGAAGACTTTGTCGCCGCACCGGAAATGGAAGCCTTTCGGGACCTCCTGAAAAACGGCCGAGGGGTTTTTATCGCACCCCAAATCCTTAAAGGCGCATTTATAGTGGGTGCCGCAGGGGGAAGCGGGAT
Coding sequences:
- the pal gene encoding peptidoglycan-associated lipoprotein Pal, translated to MMKDINFDFDKYNIRSGDAEILKQNAEWFKANQGRKVRIEGNCDERGTVEYNLVLGQKRADSTKSYLMNLGVDGKVLDTVSYGKERPVCTDHNEACWAQNRRAHFEPAK